One genomic segment of Hordeum vulgare subsp. vulgare chromosome 2H, MorexV3_pseudomolecules_assembly, whole genome shotgun sequence includes these proteins:
- the LOC123427577 gene encoding uncharacterized protein At3g06530: protein MSSIASQLQAIKSALGSAPESARRPITRPSVLFDAKEAADIDLRAILPIAISGLEHLTGVDERFAGYSSTLFSQTSLELNREQQTQKENDKLNKSISSYLRILAGYLQLPAALKTLEYLIRRYLVHVYNVDELLLCALPYHDTHAFVRIVQLVNLGNSKWTFLDGVKSSGAPPPRSVLVQQCIRDTSLLETLSNYAAPKKGFLHSRTVVCFCTAVTVECLGAVPKLDSNIVQRVVGYVFDSLNPNIGADRDYKAGALMIVGVLATRATLAPKLVQGLIIFVARAAQHDALESVDLPWLRVTVMAIISLVQSQSVHEFRKKPLMILKDIRDFSGVLSVLSSEFNIENFVRLYVESLVDHSTSDESCHMHLIETMKTLPIKNFVERIVRKVLGNCIKASRVTENPDINHTGIWAKKIFAAIEKKYSCELRDAIRKFLEESEINSVEGDSTSKLLSLVFDESKSMPAEISDANIWFSLDHPKAVVRQSALSKIAKSDILKEKTANPQKFINMQDAIIRSLYDDDLSVVQAALSIEGLAAIASPRGLLKAYDDLLVKCADIIREGGLKASKACDVAVSCLEKMVMEYQVHHVEHAKDIATIIFGLLIVHPKTLKVNLKALELAKKIQWDFYASSPLVYELTAPEVKNVPLKSIASINKKNIQAFAETFLSNPNKHVEWLADCGNRSSFSRTPFLLIVLQALLIPSEVLDKQVNLCQVCLPALKNEWSHIQPKGYCIGDEISIDKLEKCITELLKHIFNNDMDALNARILVCIFWGLLRVQSSYVKQHSMIDAGGNTVLDDLFIFFITSPDNNIFQKHLQYLVANCTGAPIQFISKYLVDEGLSAGVQAESILVLASICSTCALSESSMDESLCMQLLLLFPSLIVPLSHENKDVRSSAMKFIEGLSLVWQRLSTSVPKNGNNGKFPMSSPAFGVFLESLANQKAMISSDARFLPAYISSMLSPSQDLMVPENLHERIDQPAKDAILDFILHSSLKLSPYGKLMVLSALKGVGSILFKGEDVKSLFLYLLDRRSQHQSGHDSKQIVTTHETQILCLLLEVLFAVADQTNFGFDTSEALLKALKVDGLSHEDPVSVMPCLTALQNLQPVFFENLKNDTKDKVFGLLISLFRAENLEIRNATRDALLRINVHASTFVKFIELVVAEGDKRENSKRIKRSENLNSDNHFEEYFGEHPVSSILVCLLDILFLMKNVNQRLCLLQPLCQILSKLLSDQWISGIVCQYDKGSSETLDVPSFVKETQELVLLTLKDIIDTLQSGHQDGLLNKRNVNLLIKFIRSTEDVGTRNHGLSLIASLAKAFPQLVSENIIDLFVAIGDAVKQEDSHSQHVMEDLLSVLVPCWLSKTTSIEKLLQIFIKSLTDVAEHRRLTLMMYLLRTLGENSLSTVIMYLLLTLIERGSHSLSKHQKSHCVLSLSAMSQEWEYGLAVNITGQYSYKLWFPCLCKLLQEIKVHQKQVLLPILHLALQFILLKLQDTELRFELEAEEAANSIQNSLGTLMEEVVLCTVSVKDKKDKKGDISGDILKEVRNNANTVLKIVTGWMHASTYFKGITRLLEHPEGLVKRKTLGILCETARANNMGQNKQSKARKLKRSSLSTALQVDKSSCPYFSELCYKILELIDRESDTYVKIAAISSLETLAKEYPSENPAYSKCFATIISHISSGDSVTSSGLINTAGSLINVLGSKALPQLPLIMKNMLQRAHLVSCCPSGKYAHGSPRTDASLSNQSVSMLLSVLTTIQVIVQKLGEFVSPYLEEILDLVILHPECATQIDGKLDVKAADVRGLLTETVPVRLILPPLLNLYSSATKCGDASLSLSFQMLENVVGTMDRLAVGTYHTKIYEHCLEALDLRRQHLDSLKNINLVEQSIIHTIITLTMKLTETTFRPLFLRTLEWAESEVDQSTSKKSMDRAIVFYKLINKLAEQHRSLFTPYFKYLLEGSVQYLSEDGVLISSKRKKKAKLGDDIVKHNNSLSGQKLWILRALILKSLHKCFLYDNDQKILDSSNFQTLLKPIVSQFVAEPPESLESVPDAPSVEEVDEILVSCLGQMAVTARSDVLWKPLNHEVLMQTRSDNVRPKMLGLKVVRYMVQHLKEEYVVLVPETIPFLGELLEDVELPVKTLCQEILKEMETLSGESLREYL, encoded by the exons ATGTCTTCGATCGCGTCGCAGCTGCAGGCCATCAAGTCGGCCCTCGGCTCCGCGCCGGAGTCGGCTCGCCGGCCCATCACCCGGCCGTCCGTGCTCTTCGACGCCAAGGAGGCCGCCGACATCGACCTCCGCGCCATCCTCCCCATCGCCATCTCTG GTTTGGAGCATCTTACTGGTGTGGACGAGAGGTTTGCGGGGTACAGTAGCACGCTATTCAGCCAAACTAGCCTTGAGCTCAACCGTGAGCAGCAAACTCAAAAGGAAAATGACAAGTTAAACAAGTCCATCTCCTCCTACCTTCGCATTCTAGCTGGCTATCTGCAGCTTCCAGCTGCCCTCAAGACGCTCGAATACCTTATCCGCCGATACCT GGTGCATGTGTACAACGTGGATGAGTTGCTGCTGTGTGCATTGCCGTACCATGATACACATGCGTTTGTTCGGATTGTGCAGTTGGTCAACTTAGG GAATAGTAAGTGGACATTTCTTGATGGTGTGAAATCCTCGGGTGCACCCCCGCCCAGGAGTGTTCTAGTACAGCAGTGCATCCGTGATACTTCTTTGCTGGAGACCCTCTCCAACTAT GCGGCACCAAAAAAAGGTTTCCTTCATTCAAGGACAGTGGTGTGCTTTTGCACTGCAGTAACTGTGGAGTGCTTGGGAGCTGTTCCCAAGCTTGATTCAAATATAGTGCAGAGGGTGGTGGGATATGTGTTTGACTCCCTTAATCCTAATATTGGGGCAGACCGAGATTATAAG GCTGGCGCTCTGATGATTGTTGGAGTACTGGCAACACGAGCGACGCTGGCACCAAAACTTGTTCAAGGCTTGATTATCTTTGTTGCAAGGGCTGCACAGCATGATGCATTGGAGTCGGTTGATTTACCGTGGCTTCGTGTTACAGTAATGGCTATTATAAGTTTAGTTCAG TCACAGTCTGTCCATGAATTCCGTAAGAAGCCATTGATGATTCTAAAAGATATCAG GGATTTTTCTGGCGTCCTTTCTGTATTATCAAGTGAGTTCAACATTGAGAATTTTGTTAGGCTTTATGTTGAATCACTGGTTGATCACAG TACCAGTGATGAATCCTGCCACATGCACCTTATTGAAACCATGAAGACTCTACCTATCAAGAACTTTGTTGAAAGGATTGTACGGAAGGTTCTTGGGAACTGTATCAAGGCATCACGGGTCACCGAAAATCCAGATATAAACCACACAG GTATATGGGCAAAGAAGATCTTTGCTGCAATTGAAAAAAAATATTCATGTGAACTACGTGATGCTATCCGTAAATTTCTTGAG GAATCTGAAATTAACTCAGTAGAAGGGGATTCTACTTCCAAGTTGCTCAGCTTGGTGTTTGATGAAAGCAAGAGCATGCCAGCTGAAATTTCTGATGCTAACATCTGGTTCAGTCTGGATCATCCAAAG GCTGTGGTCCGTCAATCTGCTCTCTCAAAAATTGCCAAGTCTGACATTTTAAAGGAAAAGACTGCAAATCCACAG AAGTTTATAAATATGCAAGATGCAATAATACGCAGTTTGTATGATGATGATCTAAGTGTTGTTCAAGCTGCCTTATCCATAGAAGGACTAGCTGCTATTGCCAGTCCTCGTGGCCTTCTAAAAGCATACGATGATTTGCTTGTGAAATGCGCCGACATCATTCGCGAAG GTGGTTTAAAAGCATCAaaggcttgtgatgttgctgtttCATGTTTGGAAAAGATGGTTATGGAATATCAGGTGCATCACGTGGAACATGCCAAGGACATCGCTACAATAATATTTGGTCTTCTTATTGTTCACCCAAAG ACCTTGAAGGTAAACTTGAAGGCCTTGGAGCTAGCTAAGAAAATACAATGGGATTTCTATGCAAGTAGTCCTCTTGTTTATGAGCTCACTGCTCCTGAAGTGAAG AACGTGCCTTTGAAGTCTATAGCCTCCATTAACAAGAAGAACATCCAAGCTTTTGCTGAAACTTTTCTATCAAACCCAAATAAACATGTGGAGTGGTTGGCTGACTGTGGAAACCGAAGTAGCTTTTCTAGAACTCCGTTCTTACTCATAGTATTGCAAGCTCTGCTTATTCCTTCTGAAG TTTTGGATAAGCAGGTGAATCTGTGCCAAGTTTGTTTGCCAGCTCTGAAGAATGAATGGTCTCACATACAGCCAAAAGGCTATTGTATTGGTGATGAG ATCAGCATTGACAAACTTGAGAAGTGCATCACGGAACTACTGAAGCATATTTTCAATAATGACATGGATGCATTGAATGCTAGAATTCTTGTCTGCATATTTTGGGGTCTGCTAAGGGTCCAGTCTTCCTATGTTAAGCAGCATTCTATG ATTGATGCTGGTGGAAATACAGTGCTTGATGATTTGTTTATATTTTTCATCACATCACCTGACAACAATATCTTTCAGAAGCACCTACAGTATCTGGTGGCTAACTGCACAGGAGCACCTATTCAATTTATCTCAAAGTACCTTGTGGATGAAG GTTTGTCTGCTGGAGTTCAAGCAGAGAGTATTCTCGTGCTCGCTTCAATTTGTTCAACGTGTGCTTTATCTGAAAGTAGTATGGATGAGAGCTTGTGTATGCAGCTTCTACTTTTGTTCCCTTCCCTTATTGTCCCTCTTTCCCATGAAAATAAG GATGTAAGGTCCTCTGCTATGAAATTTATCGAGGGCCTGTCTTTGGTGTGGCAGCGCTTGAGCACTTCGGTGCCCAAAAATG GAAACAACGGCAAATTCCCCATGTCATCTCCAGCCTTTGGTGTTTTCCTCGAGTCGTTGGCCAACCAAAAGGCCATGATATCCTCAGATGCGAGATTTTTACCTGCTTATATTTCATCAATGCTTAGCCCAAGTCAAGATCTGATGGTTCCTGAAAATCTTCATGAAAG AATTGATCAGCCGGCAAAAGATGCTATCCTTGATTTCATCTTGCACTCTTCTTTGAAGCTCTCTCCTTATGGAAAG CTGATGGTTCTGTCAGCACTGAAAGGAGTAGGAAGCATCTTATTTAAGGGAGAAGATGTTAAGTCTTTGTTCTTGTATCTTCTGGACCGTCGTAGTCAGCATCAAAGTGGGCATGATTCTAAGCAGATCGTGACTACTCATGAAACGCAAATATTGTGCTTGCTTTTGGAG GTTTTGTTCGCAGTGGCAGATCAAACAAATTTTGGTTTTGACACATCTGAGGCTCTATTGAAAGCTTTAAAG GTTGATGGTTTGTCTCACGAAGATCCTGTTTCCGTGATGCCATGTCTAACTGCCCTGCAAAATCTTCAACCAGTATTCTTTGAAAATTTGAAGAACGATACTAAG GATAAAGTATTTGGGCTACTTATTTCTCTGTTTCGAGCTGAGAATTTGGAAATTCGAAATGCAACACGAGATGCTCTACTACGGATTAAT GTTCATGCGTCTACTTTTGTGAAATTTATTGAATTGGTTGTAGCGGAAGGTGATAAGAGAGAAAATTCAAAGAGAATAAAGAGATCAGAGAATCTTAACAGTGATAACCATTTTGAAGAGTATTTTGGAGAACACCCTGTGTCTTCTATTCTCGTTTGTCTTCTGGATATTCTTTttcttatgaagaatgtgaatCAAAG GCTATGTTTACTCCAACCACTTTGCCAGATTCTATCAAAGCTTCTTTCCGATCAATGGATTTCAGGGATAGTGTGTCAATATGACAAAGGCTCTTCTGAAACTCTTGATGTACCCAGTTTTGTAAAAGAAACCCAGGAGTTGGTACTGTTGACACTCAAAGATATCATCGATACGCTGCAATCGGGCCACCAA GATGGTCTGCTCAACAAAAGAAATGTAAACCTCCTTATCAAGTTCATAAGGTCCACGGAGGATGTGGGAACTCGTAATCATGGATTGTCCTTGATTGCATCCTTAGCAAAGGCATTCCCGCAACTGGTTTCAGAAAATATTATTGATCTGTTTGTTGCTATTGGGGATGCAGTGAAACAG GAGGATAGCCACTCACAACATGTTATGGAGGATTTATTATCTGTACTAGTGCCATGTTGGCTATCAAAGACCACAAGTATAGAAAAGCTTCTTCAG ATATTCATTAAATCTTTGACTGATGTTGCGGAACATAGGCGCCTGACCCTCATGATGTACCTTTTGAGGACCCTAGGAGAAAATAGTTTGAGTACCGTGATCATGTATCTATTGCTCACGTTGATTGAGCGGGGTTCACACTCTCTTTCGAAACACCAGAAGAGTCATTGTGTCCTATCCTTGAGTGCCATGTCACAAGAGTGGGAGTATGGTTTGGCAGTCAATATTACGGGCCAATATTCCTATAAATTATGGTTTCCTTGTCTCTGTAAGCTACTACAAGAAATCAAGGTGCATCAGAAACAAGTTTTACTTCCTATACTACATTTGGCGTTGCAGTTTATTCTACTTAAGCTACAAGATACAGAGTTGAGATTTGAGCTTGAAGCTGAGGAAGCTGCTAATTCTATCCAG AATTCTCTTGGAACTCTCATGGAGGAAGTTGTCTTGTGCACTGTGTCTGTCAAAGACAAAAAAGACAAAAAAGGGGACATTTCTGGTGATATTCTAAAGGAAGTCAGGAATAATGCCAATACTGTGCTGAAAATAGTTACAGGATGGATGCATGCTTCAACATATTTCAAAGGAATTACTCGGTTGTTAGAACATCCAGAAGGTCTTGTGAAAAGAAAG ACCCTTGGAATATTGTGTGAAACTGCAAGAGCGAATAACATGGGCCAgaacaagcaaagcaaagcaaggaAACTGAAGCGCAGCTCTCTGTCTACTGCCCTCCAAGTGGACAAGAGCTCTTGCCCTTATTTCAGCGAGCTGTGCTACAAGATTCTAGAGTTGATTGATAGAGAGTCAGACACATATGTGAAAATTGCTGCTATTTCTTCACTCGAAACACTAGCGAAAGAATATCCCTCTGAAAATCCTGCATATAGCAAGTGCTTTGCGACAATCATTAGTCACATAAGCTCTGGTGATTCTGTCACTTCTTCCGGGTTAATAAATACCGCAGGGTCTCTGATTAACGTGCTAGGATCAAAAGCATTACCTCAGCTTCCACTTATCATGAAAAATATGCTGCAAAGAGCACATCTGGTGTCATGTTGCCCTAGCGGAAAATATGCTCATGGTTCTCCGAGAACTGATGCCAGCCTTTCAAACCAATCTGTAAGTATGTTGCTATCCGTACTTACAACTATTCAGGTGATTGTGCAAAAACTTGGGGAATTTGTTAGTCCATATCTGGAAGAAATACTGGATCTCGTGATATTGCATCCTGAATGTGCTACTCAAATTGATGGAAAGTTGGATGTAAAAGCAGCAGATGTCCGAGGGCTACTGACCGAGACAGTTCCA GTTCGGCTTATTCTTCCACCTCTACTGAATTTGTATTCCAGTGCTACCAAATGTGGAGATGCAAGCCTGTCATTGTCATTCCAAATGCTTGAGAATGTAGTTGGTACAATGGATCGGCTGGCTGTAGGAACTTACCATACAAAAATATATGAACACTGTTTGGAAGCCCTTGATCTCCGTCGTCAGCATCTGGACTCCTTGAAGAATATAAATTTAGTTGAGCAAAGTATTATCCACACCATCATCACTCTCACGATGAAGCTTACGGAGACCACTTTTAGGCCTCTTTTCCTTCGTACTCTTGAATGGGCAGAGTCTGAAGTTGATCAGTCCACATCAAAGAAAAGTATGGACCGTGCAATTGTTTTCTACAAGTTGATCAACAAGCTCGCAGAACAACACAG GTCCTTGTTTACACCTTACTTCAAGTACCTACTTGAGGGATCGGTACAATATCTATCAGAAGATGGTGTCTTGATCAGTTCCAAGCGAAAGAAGAAGGCTAAACTTGGAGACGATATAGTCAAACATAATAATAGTTTGTCAGGACAAAAGCTGTGGATCTTGAGAGCACTGATACTGAAATCATTGCACAAGTGCTTTCTTTACGACAATGATCAGAAGATCCTAGATTCCTCCAATTTCCAG ACTCTTTTGAAGCCCATTGTTTCTCAGTTTGTTGCGGAACCGCCTGAATCTCTTGAATCAGTTCCAGACGCTCCATCAGTTGAGGAAgtggatgaaattcttgtttcatgCTTGGGACAGATGGCAGTGACTGCCCGATCAGATGTTTTGTGGAAGCCTCTTAACCATGAG GTGCTGATGCAGACAAGAAGTGACAATGTCCGCCCTAAGATGCTGGGCCTCAAGGTGGTGAGGTACATGGTCCAACACCTGAAGGAGGAGTATGTGGTTCTGGTCCCGGAGACCATCCCGTTCCTGGGCGAACTGCTCGAGGACGTTGAGCTTCCTGTCAAAACGCTGTGCCAGGAGATACTCAAGGAGATGGAGACCCTCAGCGGCGAGAGCCTCCGGGAGTACCTGTGA
- the LOC123427578 gene encoding putative kinase-like protein TMKL1, with translation MPRALVNAVLFTVLGVVAALFLCYSVRCYRRRRRRGRAMVLPSHGARADRFQAGGTSAYGSGVGEELLTFPGGEGLTVAAILEAPGEVVAKSAHSTLYRAGLSAGEAVALLRFLRPVCSAGAEEAAAAARLLGAVQHPNLVPIRALYVGPRGEKLLVHPFYAAGSLRRFLQEGINDSQRWEIICKLSVGIVKGLDHLHTRSQKPIIHGNLKTSNIMLDADFQPRVSDFGLYLLLNPAAAQDMLEAAAVQGYKAPELIKMKEATRESDVYSLGVILLEMLAQKEAAANDGSPNARDIHLPATFKDLILESKIADAFGSELIKQSKNSGNEAKLNAFFELATACCNPSPSLRPDSRRILKRLEEISR, from the exons ATGCCGAGGGCGCTCGTCAATGCCGTCCTCTTCACGGTCCTGGGCGTCGTGGCCGCGCTCTTCCTCTGCTACTCCGTCCGCTgctaccgccgccgccgccgccgcgggcgCGCGATGGTGCTGCCCTCGCACGGGGCCCGGGCCGACCGCTTCCAGGCGGGCGGGACCAGCGCCTACGGCAGCGGGGTGGGCGAGGAGCTGCTCACGTTCCCCGGCGGCGAGGGGCTCACCGTGGCCGCCATCCTCGAGGCGCCCGGCGAGGTGGTTGCCAAGTCGGCGCACAGCACGCTCTACCGCGCCGGGCTCAGCGCCGGCGAGGCCGTCGCGCTGCTCCGGTTCCTCCGGCCCGTCTGCTCCGCGGGCgccgaggaggccgcggcggccgCGCGGCTGCTCGGCGCCGTGCAGCACCCGAATCTCGTGCCGATCCGCGCGCTCTACGTCGGCCCGCGAGGGGAGAAGCTGCTCGTGCACCCCTTCTACGCCGCCGGCTCGCTCCGCCGCTTCTTGCAAG AAGGGATCAATGATTCACAGAGATGGGAGATAATCTGCAAGCTATCCGTCGGCATCGTCAAGGGGCTGGACCACCTCCACACAAGGTCGCAGAAGCCAATCATCCATGGCAACCTCAAGACAAGCAACATCATGCTGGACGCCGATTTCCAGCCCAGGGTATCAGACTTCGGGCTCTACCTCCTGCTGAACCCAGCCGCCGCGCAGGACATGCTCGAGGCCGCCGCGGTGCAAGGATACAAGGCCCCGGAGCTGATCAAGATGAAGGAGGCCACGAGGGAGAGCGACGTGTACAGCCTCGGGGTGATCCTGCTGGAGATGCTCGCTCAGAAGGAGGCGGCGGCAAACGACGGCTCGCCCAACGCGCGCGACATCCACCTGCCGGCCACGTTCAAAGACCTGATCCTCGAGAGCAAGATCGCGGACGCGTTCGGGTCCGAGCTGATCAAGCAGAGCAAGAACTCGGGGAACGAGGCGAAGCTCAACGCCTTCTTCGAGCTCGCCACGGCTTGCTGCAACCCTTCGCCGTCCTTGAGACCGGACTCGAGACGGATCCTCAAGAGGCTGGAGGAGATATCGAGGTGA